The following proteins are encoded in a genomic region of Microbacterium sp. NC79:
- a CDS encoding class I SAM-dependent methyltransferase: MASLEEMSTSFGVASAAYDAGRPEYPAASVEFLLAPLDGVPTVADVGAGTGKLLRSILRVREAEAVAVDPDAAMLLKLDERTPGVDTRVGTAEHLPLDDASVDAVVLGQAWHWVDPVAGSREIGRVLRPGGVLGLIWNVRDERVAWVHDLTHILHASSAEEMIAAGEIRVNDPFGALEEHMLEWKREMNRADLQAMVRSRSYFITAAEADQNRMITEVNALLDRLGVVGEQTIAMPYVTKAFRATRP; this comes from the coding sequence ATGGCCAGTCTTGAAGAAATGTCGACGTCGTTTGGGGTGGCGTCCGCCGCATACGATGCGGGGCGTCCGGAGTATCCTGCTGCCTCGGTCGAATTCTTACTTGCTCCACTCGATGGCGTGCCGACGGTGGCAGACGTCGGCGCCGGAACCGGCAAGCTGTTGCGCTCAATTCTGCGAGTTCGTGAGGCGGAAGCGGTCGCTGTTGACCCTGACGCCGCGATGCTCCTGAAACTTGACGAGCGCACGCCAGGGGTTGATACGAGAGTCGGAACCGCGGAGCACCTTCCGCTGGATGACGCAAGTGTCGACGCGGTGGTGTTGGGGCAGGCGTGGCATTGGGTTGACCCGGTGGCGGGCTCACGCGAGATTGGGCGGGTGCTCCGGCCGGGCGGTGTACTGGGCTTGATTTGGAACGTGCGCGACGAGCGTGTGGCGTGGGTGCACGACCTCACGCACATTCTGCATGCGTCGAGCGCTGAAGAGATGATTGCGGCGGGGGAGATTCGCGTCAATGATCCGTTCGGGGCGCTGGAAGAACACATGCTCGAGTGGAAACGCGAGATGAACCGCGCCGATTTGCAGGCCATGGTGCGCTCGCGTAGCTACTTCATCACCGCCGCCGAAGCTGACCAGAACCGGATGATTACGGAGGTGAACGCGCTCCTCGACCGACTCGGAGTCGTAGGGGAGCAGACCATTGCGATGCCCTATGTGACGAAAGCCTTCCGCGCAACGCGACCCTAG
- the ychF gene encoding redox-regulated ATPase YchF — MALTIGIVGLPNVGKSTLFNALTRNNVLAANYPFATIEPNVGVVNLPDPRLQQLADVFGSERILPATVSFVDIAGIVRGASEGEGLGNQFLANIREADAIAQVVRGFTDSDVVHVDGEVNPRNDMETINAELMLADLQTLEKAIVRYEKEVKQKKASPEVLEAANAAKDALERGTLLSGSKIDVTPIRELGLLTAKPYIYVFNVDEAILTDDAKKAELAELVAPAQAVFLDAKIESELIDLDPADAQELLEATGQTESGMDQLARIGFDTLGLQTYLTAGPKEARAWTIPQGAKAPQAAGVIHTDFEKGFIKAEVISFEDLIATGSVAEARAKGKARLEGKDYIMRDGDVVEFRFNV, encoded by the coding sequence GTGGCTCTTACTATTGGAATCGTTGGCCTGCCCAACGTTGGCAAGTCGACTCTTTTCAATGCGCTGACGCGCAACAACGTGCTCGCGGCGAACTACCCGTTCGCGACGATCGAGCCCAACGTTGGTGTGGTGAACCTGCCCGACCCGCGTCTGCAGCAGCTCGCCGATGTGTTCGGTTCGGAGCGCATCCTGCCTGCCACCGTTTCGTTCGTTGACATCGCCGGCATCGTGCGTGGTGCCAGCGAGGGTGAGGGCCTGGGCAACCAGTTTCTTGCGAACATTCGTGAAGCCGACGCGATCGCACAGGTCGTGCGTGGCTTCACCGACAGCGATGTTGTGCACGTTGACGGTGAGGTCAACCCGCGCAACGACATGGAGACCATCAACGCAGAGCTGATGCTCGCCGACCTGCAGACGCTGGAGAAGGCGATCGTCCGCTACGAAAAAGAGGTCAAGCAGAAGAAAGCTTCGCCCGAGGTTCTTGAGGCGGCGAACGCAGCGAAAGATGCGCTGGAGCGTGGAACCCTTCTGTCGGGTAGCAAGATTGATGTCACCCCCATTCGTGAGCTGGGTCTGCTGACCGCCAAGCCGTACATTTACGTCTTCAACGTCGACGAGGCTATCCTCACCGACGACGCGAAGAAGGCAGAGCTCGCAGAACTCGTCGCGCCGGCGCAGGCTGTGTTCCTCGATGCGAAGATCGAGTCTGAGCTCATCGACCTTGACCCGGCCGACGCGCAGGAACTGCTCGAGGCGACCGGTCAGACCGAATCAGGTATGGATCAGCTGGCGCGCATTGGCTTTGACACTCTCGGCCTTCAGACGTACCTGACGGCTGGCCCGAAGGAAGCGCGCGCGTGGACGATTCCCCAGGGCGCGAAGGCTCCGCAGGCGGCCGGTGTTATTCACACCGACTTCGAAAAGGGCTTCATCAAGGCCGAGGTCATCTCGTTCGAAGACCTGATCGCGACCGGCTCTGTCGCCGAAGCCCGAGCCAAGGGCAAGGCTCGCCTCGAAGGCAAGGACTACATCATGCGCGACGGTGACGTCGTCGAATTTAGATTTAATGTCTAA
- a CDS encoding MFS transporter: MSLGRSFRVLWGANAASNLADGLAFVSIPLLATSLTDDPRWIAGLSTLYALVRLLVALPIGVWVDRVDRRLILIVANILRGVAVLALAICVHLDIGGLVLLYAAYAVIGTLESAADNAAVSLVPGLVQKGKLDTANGRISAAQLIADEFAGPPLGGFLFAIAAAAPVYAMGGLWAAAGLIALALPVHRGRPSEAVAPRARASVWREAVAGATWLAHHRLVGGLALIGALASIGYMLPFSILVIFAQEQLGVDGVGYGLILAVSALGGLVGSFATARIRSRIGYRWTIVASLLTGAASLLALAVTGNAVVASVLLAIYILHAVVWGICATSLRQRLVPDALLGRVNAASRVLGLIGLALGSLIGGLLAGVHLALPVAMGGAVFVICAGFALAVVRTIDTD, translated from the coding sequence GTGTCCCTTGGTCGTTCTTTTCGTGTCCTGTGGGGAGCGAACGCTGCGTCGAACCTGGCTGACGGTTTAGCGTTCGTCTCGATCCCGCTGCTGGCAACCTCACTTACGGACGATCCGCGCTGGATCGCCGGGCTTTCGACGCTCTACGCGCTCGTCCGGTTGCTCGTGGCTCTGCCGATCGGCGTATGGGTCGATCGTGTGGACCGCCGTTTAATCCTGATCGTCGCAAATATTCTGCGGGGAGTTGCCGTTCTCGCCCTTGCGATCTGCGTGCACCTGGACATCGGAGGTCTTGTCCTCCTCTACGCCGCTTACGCGGTCATCGGCACGCTCGAGAGCGCAGCTGATAACGCCGCGGTCTCTCTCGTTCCCGGCCTTGTCCAGAAGGGCAAGCTGGACACGGCAAATGGTCGGATCTCGGCCGCGCAACTCATAGCCGACGAATTCGCTGGTCCGCCACTCGGCGGGTTCCTCTTTGCGATCGCTGCAGCTGCCCCCGTCTACGCAATGGGCGGGCTTTGGGCAGCTGCGGGGTTGATCGCGCTTGCACTACCCGTGCATCGGGGCAGACCATCTGAGGCGGTTGCGCCCAGGGCGCGCGCCTCGGTATGGCGAGAAGCCGTGGCGGGAGCAACGTGGCTCGCGCACCACCGCCTCGTCGGGGGATTGGCATTGATTGGAGCCTTGGCGAGCATCGGCTACATGCTTCCGTTCTCCATCCTCGTCATTTTCGCTCAGGAGCAGCTGGGGGTCGATGGCGTTGGGTACGGGCTCATCCTGGCCGTGTCCGCGCTCGGTGGGCTCGTCGGCTCCTTCGCGACAGCTCGTATCCGTTCGCGGATCGGCTACCGCTGGACGATCGTTGCAAGTTTGCTCACCGGGGCCGCCTCATTGCTGGCCCTCGCTGTAACTGGCAATGCAGTGGTTGCCTCGGTGCTACTGGCGATCTATATTCTCCACGCCGTGGTGTGGGGGATCTGTGCGACGTCGCTTCGCCAGCGTCTCGTGCCAGATGCGCTCCTCGGGCGGGTCAATGCCGCGTCGCGCGTCCTTGGGTTGATCGGCCTTGCCCTTGGATCATTAATCGGCGGGCTTCTCGCTGGCGTGCATCTCGCGTTGCCCGTGGCGATGGGTGGTGCGGTGTTCGTGATCTGCGCCGGCTTTGCTCTCGCCGTCGTCCGGACCATCGATACCGACTGA